The genomic interval ctgacccccacctccacacccccatgtacttcttcctctccaacctgtcctttatGGACATCTGTTTAACCTCCACCATggtccccaagatgctggtgaacacGCAGACACACAGCAAAGACATCTCCTACAGAGGCTGCCTTACTCAggtgtattttttaatgatttttgctGGTATGGATAATTTCCTTCTGACTGTGATGGCCTTTGGCCGctttgtggccatctgccaccccCTGAACTACACGGTCATCATGAACCCCCAGCTCTGTGTCCTCCTGGTGCTGCTGTCTTGGCTCATCATGTTCTGGGTGTCCTTGCTTCACATTCTACTCCTGAAGCGACTGACCTTCTCCAGTGGCACTGCAGTCCCTCATTTCTTCTGCGAACTGTCTCAGCTTCTCAAAGCAACCAGCTCTGACACCCTCGTCAATATCATCTTACTGTATGTGGTGACTGCCCTGCTGGGTGTCTTCCCTGCC from Urocitellus parryii isolate mUroPar1 chromosome 3, mUroPar1.hap1, whole genome shotgun sequence carries:
- the LOC144253570 gene encoding olfactory receptor 7D4-like; the protein is MEAENHTGVWEFVLLGLSDDPQLQPLFFGLFLSMYLVTVLGNLLIILAVSSDPHLHTPMYFFLSNLSFMDICLTSTMVPKMLVNTQTHSKDISYRGCLTQVYFLMIFAGMDNFLLTVMAFGRFVAICHPLNYTVIMNPQLCVLLVLLSWLIMFWVSLLHILLLKRLTFSSGTAVPHFFCELSQLLKATSSDTLVNIILLYVVTALLGVFPATGILYSYSQIVSSLLRMSSSVGKSKAFSTCGSHLCVVSLFYGTGLGVHLSSAMTHPSQGTMMASVMYTVVTPMLNPFIYSLRNKDVKGALGRLLSRATSCP